One genomic segment of Hevea brasiliensis isolate MT/VB/25A 57/8 chromosome 3, ASM3005281v1, whole genome shotgun sequence includes these proteins:
- the LOC110659433 gene encoding GSH-induced LITAF domain protein, whose product MGQKDEPAIGVPYYAGQNPYQAGAIPPNAVFGDPKGIPIQQTMYRDTPAPFNCTFCGNSGLTVVRSKPSLAAVVGCMMPFMLGICFLCPSMDCLWHKYHYCPSCKEKIADFEKPDPCLVMDPPQWTQQSFALPA is encoded by the exons ATGGGCCAAAAAGATGAGCCTGCCATCGGGGTTCCTTACTACGCCGGCCAGAACCCGTACCAAGCCGGAGCCATCCCACCAAACGCTGTCTTCGGCGATCCAAAGGGAATTCCGATTCAACAGACGATGTATCGGGACACTCCTGCTCCGTTTAACTGCACTTTCTGTGGTAATTCTGGACTTACTGTCGTCAG ATCAAAACCTAGTCTGGCAGCTGTTGTCGGTTGTATGATGCCATTTATGCTTGGAATATGCTTTCTTTGCCCTTCGATGGACTGTCTCTGGCATAAATATCACTATTGCCCAAGCTGCAAAGAAAAA ATTGCGGACTTTGAGAAACCAGATCCTTGTTTAGTCATGGATCCTCCCCAGTGGACACAGCAGAGCTTTGCATTGCCTGCATGA
- the LOC110659434 gene encoding protein CURLY FLAG LEAF 1, whose product MKAPNMATITASLERSLQNCSLNHHQQQQRQSRGVLGEQGERSSSSDDAVAEAAPPPEQNHVLPTSDTTLELNSHLSLPYHWEQCLDLKTGEIYYINWRNGMKAKEDPRVTQEYSGDFYSEDDSSYDSEESSSESSPSSSSREHYRVQREDHVLVVAGCKSCLMYFMVPKQVEDCPKCNGQLLHFDRSENGST is encoded by the exons ATGAAAGCTCCAAACATGGCTACGATCACTGCATCTTTGGAGAGGTCTCTTCAAAACTGTTCGCTAAATCATCATCAACAGCAGCAGCGGCAGAGTAGGGGAGTTTTAGGGGAACAAGGAGAGAGGTCGTCGAGCTCAGATGATGCGGTTGCAGAAGCAGCACCACCGCCTGAGCAAAATCATGTGCTTCCCACATCTGACACCACCTTGGAGCTCAActctcatctctctctccctTACCATTGGGAACAATGCCTAGATTTAAAG ACAGGGGAGATTTATTATATAAACTGGAGGAATGGAATGAAAGCCAAAGAAGATCCACGGGTAACACAAGAATACAGTGGGGATTTCTACTCAGAAGATGACAGTTCATATGACAGTGAAGAGTCGTCATCAGAATCCtctccttcatcttcttcaagagAGCATTATCGGGTGCAGAGAGAAGACCACGTCCTTGTTGTCGCTGGCTGCAAGAGCTGCCTCATGTACTTCATGGTCCCAAAACAGGTTGAAGATTGCCCCAAATGTAATGGCCAACTTCTCCATTTTGATAGATCTGAAAATGGCTCTACATGA